The following are encoded together in the Vigna angularis cultivar LongXiaoDou No.4 chromosome 9, ASM1680809v1, whole genome shotgun sequence genome:
- the LOC128194097 gene encoding uncharacterized protein LOC128194097 isoform X2, with the protein MGKGKHYGKSCVSLDSALPQECTPVLINPDQRNRPSRLKHHKWHYDSEHEFPDPWQLSSRLNPLSRNDRESGRLPGFI; encoded by the exons ATGGGAAAAGGGAAGCACTATGGGAAAAGTTGTGTTTCACTAGATTCAGCCTTGCCACAAGAATGCACACCGGTTTTGATCAACCCAG ATCAAAGGAACAGACCAAGCAGACTAAAGCACCACAAG TGGCATTATGATTCAGAACATGAATTCCCGGATCCTTGGCAGTTATCAAGCAGACTCAACCCATTGTCAAGAAATGATAGAGAAAGCGG GAGATTGCCAGGATTTATTTAG
- the LOC128194097 gene encoding uncharacterized protein LOC128194097 isoform X1 — translation MGKGKHYGKSCVSLDSALPQECTPVLINPDQRNRPSRLKHHKWHYDSEHEFPDPWQLSSRLNPLSRNDRESGKKISGDCQDLFSQICGKSIFIQVLPTGMCF, via the exons ATGGGAAAAGGGAAGCACTATGGGAAAAGTTGTGTTTCACTAGATTCAGCCTTGCCACAAGAATGCACACCGGTTTTGATCAACCCAG ATCAAAGGAACAGACCAAGCAGACTAAAGCACCACAAG TGGCATTATGATTCAGAACATGAATTCCCGGATCCTTGGCAGTTATCAAGCAGACTCAACCCATTGTCAAGAAATGATAGAGAAAGCGG AAAAAAGATTTCAGGAGATTGCCAGGATTTATTTAGTCAAATATGTGGAAAATCTATATTCATACAGGTGCTACCTACTGGTATGtgtttttag
- the LOC128194097 gene encoding uncharacterized protein LOC128194097 isoform X3, with protein sequence MRDGKREALWEKLCFTRFSLATRMHTGFDQPRSKEQTKQTKAPQEHEFPDPWQLSSRLNPLSRNDRESGRLPGFI encoded by the exons ATGAGAGATGGGAAAAGGGAAGCACTATGGGAAAAGTTGTGTTTCACTAGATTCAGCCTTGCCACAAGAATGCACACCGGTTTTGATCAACCCAG ATCAAAGGAACAGACCAAGCAGACTAAAGCACCACAAG AACATGAATTCCCGGATCCTTGGCAGTTATCAAGCAGACTCAACCCATTGTCAAGAAATGATAGAGAAAGCGG GAGATTGCCAGGATTTATTTAG
- the LOC108346299 gene encoding 30S ribosomal protein S31, chloroplastic: INKTTSDYTIQATLCNAPFSSCLTLSLELSEAIMASLLLASPPPLSTQLHTSTSHLSFSHSQTLFSPLSTPFPSLSASASSTLSPTPSVYCGRGDRKTAKGKRFAHSFGNARPKDKKKGRGPPRIYAPPVPSKKDRFEDNEVVKIEIDESLFSG, from the exons ATTAACAAAACTACTTCCGATTACACGATACAAGCTACCCTGTGCAATGCACCATTTTCCTCCTGTCTAACCTTATCCCTTGAGTTATCCGAAGCCATCATGGCGTCACTGCTCCTAGCATCACCTCCTCCACTCTCCACTCAATTGCACACTTCCACCTCTCACCTTTCATTCTCTCACTCCCAAACTCTCTTCTCACCACTCTCCACGCCCTTCCCTTCCCTCTCAGCCTCTGCAAGCTCCACGCTCTCCCCAACCCCTTCTG TGTACTGTGGCAGAGGAGACAGGAAAACTGCAAAGGGAAAGCGCTTCGCCCATTCGTTTGGAAAT GCAAGGCCAAAGGACAAGAAGAAGGGTAGAGGGCCACCGAGGATTTATGCTCCACCGGTACCTTCCAAGAAAGACAGGTTCGAAGATAATGAGGTGGTGAAGATTGAAATTGACGAGTCCCTCTTTTCTGGCTGA